From the genome of Candidatus Electrothrix communis, one region includes:
- a CDS encoding STAS domain-containing protein, producing the protein MTINQINSCTVIRCEATRLDASYAPEFRNFLLEKIENTLDLGNAIILDLSNVGFMDSSGLGAIVYIFKKLGSGTKLLLCGLNEQCTQLMKVTRLDSIFKLYQDAPSAVMHNAV; encoded by the coding sequence ATGACTATAAATCAAATCAACAGTTGCACAGTGATCAGATGCGAAGCCACCCGGCTAGACGCCTCATACGCACCCGAATTCCGAAATTTTCTTCTTGAAAAAATAGAAAATACGTTGGATCTGGGGAATGCTATTATTCTTGATTTAAGTAATGTGGGATTCATGGACAGCAGCGGACTGGGAGCAATTGTCTATATTTTCAAGAAACTGGGGTCAGGAACAAAACTGCTGCTTTGCGGACTCAATGAGCAATGCACACAACTCATGAAAGTGACCCGCCTTGACAGCATTTTCAAGCTGTATCAGGATGCCCCCTCTGCGGTTATGCATAATGCAGTATAG
- a CDS encoding MltA domain-containing protein, whose amino-acid sequence MKTSCTPLLYILLALLQGCTLFSQKSTLVPLDQEQIHEYLWQDDQDFRSLKHAVKQSLRYYQGLPAQHTFNYGGITYTAQEMEASTQLFLRIIDNYDGDQRLSKIQESFLFIESRNSDGAAFFTGYYEPLLQGSLDPTQEFPTPLYGIPDDLIDVNLGLFSEELKGEKIIGRLERNTLVPYDSREDIVYRSSLQDRATPLVYVKNDIELFFLQIQGSGIIQLRNKTFKRVNYGAQNGHTYRAIGALLKTEIPIEDMSLQALKKYLYAHPERVREILTYNPSYTFFREVKEGPLGNIEVPLTPGRSIAMDRTLIPKGSLAFIATVYPPMNEDERLKPRPLRRFAVVQDTGGAIRGHGRADIFWGSGEEAELVAGHMKEHGRVFVLVAKKEALLASF is encoded by the coding sequence ATGAAAACAAGCTGTACTCCTTTGCTGTATATCCTCCTCGCGCTCTTACAGGGATGCACCCTGTTTTCACAGAAATCCACTTTAGTTCCATTAGATCAGGAACAAATTCACGAGTATCTCTGGCAGGATGATCAGGACTTCAGGAGTTTGAAGCATGCTGTGAAGCAATCCCTGCGCTATTATCAAGGCTTGCCAGCGCAACATACCTTCAACTATGGGGGAATCACGTATACTGCACAAGAAATGGAAGCGTCTACGCAGCTGTTTCTCAGAATCATTGATAACTATGACGGGGATCAGCGGCTCTCAAAAATCCAGGAGAGTTTTCTATTTATTGAGAGCAGGAATTCGGACGGGGCTGCTTTCTTTACCGGCTATTATGAACCGCTGCTGCAAGGAAGCCTTGATCCGACCCAAGAATTCCCCACCCCTCTCTATGGGATTCCTGATGATTTGATTGACGTAAACCTGGGGCTGTTTTCCGAGGAACTCAAGGGGGAAAAAATTATCGGACGCCTTGAAAGGAACACACTCGTTCCTTATGACTCCAGGGAGGATATTGTTTATCGCTCCTCATTGCAGGATAGAGCTACTCCTCTTGTCTATGTAAAAAACGATATTGAACTGTTTTTTCTCCAAATTCAAGGCTCCGGGATCATACAGCTACGAAACAAGACCTTCAAACGAGTCAATTACGGAGCACAAAACGGTCATACCTATCGTGCGATCGGAGCCTTGTTGAAAACAGAAATACCCATAGAAGATATGTCGTTACAGGCCTTGAAGAAATATCTGTATGCGCATCCTGAAAGAGTGCGAGAAATCTTGACGTATAATCCAAGCTATACTTTTTTTCGTGAGGTGAAAGAAGGGCCGCTGGGGAATATCGAAGTGCCGCTCACGCCGGGGCGGTCTATCGCAATGGATCGTACATTAATTCCGAAAGGCAGTCTGGCTTTTATTGCAACGGTGTATCCGCCGATGAACGAGGATGAGCGCCTGAAACCACGTCCGTTAAGGCGTTTTGCGGTTGTCCAGGATACCGGGGGAGCAATTCGCGGGCACGGGAGAGCTGATATCTTCTGGGGAAGTGGGGAGGAAGCTGAGCTTGTCGCCGGGCACATGAAAGAGCATGGGCGAGTTTTTGTCTTAGTTGCGAAAAAGGAGGCCCTGCTTGCTTCTTTTTAA
- a CDS encoding carbohydrate binding domain-containing protein — MLNKTSISVFFLLLIGAPFFFIGGQNLELRSLEALWNLGHVLFFSLATWLGCLVFQYYRPESPILTSRIYIFLSVLILGTGIEGLQKNIVGRHALDIGDIFRNQLGCLIMLALVSSRMGQRKKSTVCLYQLFAVLLTSVALYPLSKAAIDELTALNQFPLLSDFETPFEVDRWEGNALLSIHKGVFRHGQHSLQVRLLTDTYSGASLASFPGNWQGFDSLFFSIYSCDDNLKLTCRIHDAKHNHKYSDRFNKRFILKKGWNDLMISLDDIEKAPVGRLMNMAKIKRIMFFSSRQKREHTIYIDHIYLKKE; from the coding sequence ATGCTGAACAAAACTTCAATCTCAGTTTTTTTTCTTTTGCTTATAGGCGCACCGTTTTTTTTTATCGGGGGACAAAACCTTGAGCTGCGGTCACTTGAAGCACTTTGGAATCTGGGGCATGTACTGTTTTTTTCTTTGGCAACTTGGCTGGGGTGCCTTGTATTTCAATATTACCGCCCTGAAAGCCCCATATTAACCTCCCGTATTTATATATTTTTATCAGTTCTCATCCTGGGAACCGGTATTGAAGGATTACAGAAGAATATTGTCGGACGACACGCACTTGATATTGGAGACATTTTTCGCAACCAGCTTGGCTGTTTGATTATGCTTGCACTTGTTTCTTCCAGAATGGGACAACGGAAGAAATCAACAGTTTGTTTATATCAACTCTTTGCCGTTCTGCTTACCAGTGTCGCTTTGTATCCTTTAAGCAAAGCCGCCATTGACGAGCTGACAGCGTTAAACCAGTTCCCTCTACTTTCTGATTTTGAAACACCTTTTGAGGTTGACCGCTGGGAAGGAAATGCGTTGTTAAGTATTCATAAAGGTGTTTTCAGGCACGGACAGCACTCGCTCCAGGTACGATTGCTGACTGATACCTATTCCGGGGCATCTCTTGCTTCATTTCCTGGAAATTGGCAAGGATTTGATTCTTTATTTTTTAGTATTTATTCCTGTGATGACAATCTCAAATTGACATGTCGCATCCATGATGCAAAGCATAATCATAAATATTCAGATCGATTTAACAAACGATTTATATTAAAAAAAGGATGGAATGATTTGATGATTTCTCTGGATGATATCGAAAAAGCACCGGTGGGTCGCTTGATGAATATGGCTAAAATTAAACGAATAATGTTTTTTTCTTCCAGGCAGAAGAGGGAGCATACTATTTACATCGATCATATTTATCTGAAAAAAGAATGA
- a CDS encoding SLBB domain-containing protein, which produces MPNSLYLFQWSIILKTSLFAGFRQYYIALPVFLLSLYCSIHFQSVALAQDTFPDSTVLAPGDTVRLTLKEHSFLNSLAGNYTVNPEGSISIKGIGSVQMAGGTVSTRKEEIRIALQEIISIEPKAKLSLIKQNRFVLMAHGVRYPGWYKVPLNQSIEDLTDVASGAIPGAALSTAKISRVISGETQDIPFEEALPLQSFDHLTLDINLSSEIVDNGDLLYVVVPRETTPAENAPREMIFFMDEVQVDRYGYIFLSSQGSIKVAGHTTKQISKILTDNLPVYLKTNDKAEVNLIAKKHYTQVLGQIAQPGWYNVHESANIQAVIHQAGGILPGGDLGNVIISRKKDGHTERLTADVHYYFLMGDDRMLPVLQENDTIFIPLAPVVDMPEEVAPVEIASIRVLGAVNSPGMYPAPMGMNLLDLLLTAGGGMPEADLSRIQIMRPNKKKEIFNLQSMLNNDTSSQASAPPVLHGDDIVFVPMQEGAAAQSLSPSEMIRILGAVNTPGMYPAPTGMNLLDLLLTAGGGVPEAGLSKIQIMRPNKKKELFDLQGMLDSSTSSLASTLPVLHGNDIVFVPMQGGTATQPPAPSEMIRIYGAVNSPVSYPAPQNGLDLLDILIAAGGESADADLEKISIMHADGKKETFDMNALLDTDKQSAALPKIYGGDIVHVGRRLVVPAGELDPDNPFVTIIGLGSQGQGTQPFVPPMSPIQAIAQAGGMNEFADTDDIIIMRRVNGEQKNLPYDYDKALKGKKPDVDFQLQNRDIIYIP; this is translated from the coding sequence ATGCCCAATTCTCTTTACCTCTTTCAATGGAGCATCATTTTGAAAACTAGTCTTTTTGCAGGTTTTCGTCAATATTATATTGCATTACCCGTTTTCCTCCTTTCGCTCTACTGTTCAATCCATTTTCAATCTGTTGCCTTGGCGCAAGACACTTTTCCGGACAGTACTGTTCTTGCACCCGGCGACACCGTGCGACTAACGCTCAAAGAGCATTCGTTTTTAAACAGTCTTGCTGGCAATTATACCGTCAATCCGGAGGGCAGTATCAGTATTAAGGGAATTGGATCCGTTCAGATGGCAGGCGGAACCGTCTCTACTCGAAAAGAAGAGATACGGATAGCTCTCCAGGAAATCATTTCTATTGAACCGAAAGCGAAGCTCTCTCTCATTAAGCAGAATCGATTCGTCCTCATGGCTCATGGGGTTCGCTACCCCGGCTGGTACAAAGTTCCTTTAAATCAGTCAATTGAAGATTTAACAGATGTCGCTTCAGGTGCCATTCCTGGAGCGGCTTTATCTACAGCAAAAATATCTAGGGTGATTTCCGGTGAAACTCAGGATATTCCTTTTGAAGAAGCCTTACCGCTCCAATCATTTGATCATCTTACGCTTGATATTAACTTGAGCAGTGAGATTGTCGATAATGGTGACCTGTTGTATGTAGTTGTTCCCAGAGAAACTACACCGGCAGAAAATGCACCGAGAGAAATGATTTTTTTTATGGATGAAGTACAGGTTGACAGATACGGTTATATATTTCTATCCAGCCAGGGCAGTATCAAGGTGGCTGGTCATACTACCAAACAAATCAGCAAAATACTTACAGACAATTTACCCGTATATCTCAAGACAAATGACAAGGCGGAAGTCAACCTCATAGCCAAAAAACATTACACGCAAGTTCTCGGTCAAATTGCTCAACCAGGTTGGTACAATGTCCATGAGTCAGCAAACATTCAGGCTGTTATCCACCAAGCCGGTGGTATCCTTCCAGGCGGGGATCTTGGCAACGTGATCATCTCCCGAAAAAAAGATGGTCATACCGAGAGATTGACAGCGGATGTTCATTATTATTTCTTAATGGGTGATGACAGGATGCTGCCTGTGCTTCAAGAAAATGACACGATTTTTATTCCTCTTGCTCCGGTTGTTGATATGCCGGAGGAAGTTGCGCCAGTTGAAATTGCATCAATCCGCGTCCTTGGCGCGGTCAATAGCCCCGGAATGTATCCCGCTCCCATGGGGATGAATCTCCTGGACCTTCTACTCACTGCGGGCGGGGGAATGCCGGAGGCTGATCTGAGCAGAATACAAATTATGCGACCGAATAAAAAGAAAGAAATTTTCAACCTGCAGAGCATGCTTAACAACGATACGTCTTCGCAGGCTTCAGCTCCGCCCGTACTCCATGGTGACGACATCGTTTTTGTGCCGATGCAAGAGGGGGCGGCTGCACAGTCTCTTTCCCCATCAGAGATGATACGAATTCTCGGTGCCGTTAATACCCCCGGAATGTATCCCGCTCCAACGGGAATGAATCTCTTGGATCTTCTACTCACTGCCGGGGGCGGGGTGCCGGAGGCTGGTCTGAGCAAGATACAAATTATGCGACCGAATAAAAAGAAAGAATTGTTCGATTTACAAGGCATGCTTGACAGCAGTACGTCTTCGCTGGCTTCAACTCTTCCCGTCCTCCATGGAAATGACATTGTTTTTGTGCCAATGCAAGGGGGGACAGCAACACAGCCTCCCGCCCCGTCAGAGATGATACGAATTTACGGTGCTGTTAACAGTCCAGTGAGTTACCCCGCCCCCCAAAACGGACTGGATTTACTGGATATTTTAATTGCCGCCGGTGGAGAGTCCGCAGATGCTGACCTTGAAAAAATATCAATCATGCATGCGGACGGTAAAAAAGAGACCTTCGACATGAACGCCTTACTTGACACTGATAAACAGAGTGCGGCTTTACCGAAAATATATGGCGGAGACATTGTCCATGTCGGGCGGCGGCTTGTAGTTCCTGCCGGTGAGTTGGATCCCGACAACCCATTTGTTACAATAATCGGATTAGGCAGCCAGGGGCAAGGAACACAACCTTTCGTTCCGCCAATGAGTCCTATACAGGCCATTGCCCAAGCTGGTGGAATGAATGAATTCGCCGACACTGACGATATTATTATTATGCGCAGGGTGAACGGTGAACAGAAAAATTTACCCTACGACTATGACAAAGCACTGAAAGGGAAAAAACCTGACGTGGACTTTCAACTACAAAATAGGGATATTATCTATATACCTTGA